Genomic segment of Malania oleifera isolate guangnan ecotype guangnan chromosome 7, ASM2987363v1, whole genome shotgun sequence:
CATGGTCAAAGCATATGCAACATAGCTCCATGTCGCTGGCCTGTTTTGGTAGGATTTTCGCATACATAAAAAAAAGTGCATATATTAAAGAGATTACTCATTTTTTCTAAGCACATACTTTATATGTTGATATGTTTGAGAAAAGAAGATCACCAATTTCCAACACCAGACTTAAGTGAAAGTTTCTTCCCAAATTAGTagaaataagcttttgctgaACAACAGAAAATATATTGCAAGAAGGGGAAGAGAGAGATCAAAGATGCATCTTTTTTTGTTGCAGTTTTCTTATGCGACTGAACCCTTccaaaattgaattgaaatcaaTACTAATTTCCATGAGAACAGACAAAGCACGAGAAAAACTTATAATTCCGCAATCATTATAAACAATTTTATGAGTGAAAACAGCATGTAATTGTTACCTCAGACGCATTGTCATCAGTCCCAACATCAGAATGCATAGGGGATGGAATTGAGTAGTCTGTCCCCTTCAAAATAGCCTTCTCCCTCTCCTTGTTTGCCTCCAGCAGGGCCCTCTCTAAGAGGGTTTTTGCCTCTGGATTAAGCTCGCTAATGAACTTCAATGGCGATGGCCATACCAGAGGCTCTGCAGATGAAGGGTTCAGCAGGGCTGCACAAGCTCCATGTTTGAGCTTCAGAGCAACCATGTATGGTATTCTCCTGCACAAAACCCATGTATCCATATTTATACATCATTGCATTCAAACAGAAAACCTTCATAACATCGACtagttcacataatcataacaAGGATATTGTCCCCAAATAGAACAGAACCCTCAAGGATAAATAAAATCTGCACAAAGCTGTTGCTTGAGGTTTGTATCAGAACTGTGAAAAGAAGGGGTCTACAAGCCTCATCAACAGCTATATACAAAAGCATTATATGATTCCTCTAGCAGCAAATCAATGGTTgtagaaaaggatttttcaacaGGTTTATTTTGCTGTTTCAACTTCCTTTAGCGGTGAAGATGGCCTCATCAAAAAGCGATTGATCTAAGAGTACGCCAACAACAATTGCAGTATAATTACACGACTCCAAAGCAGGATAGAAATGGCCTAATTGAGGGGAAACCAGAAAACAGAGGCCCGGTCACCCATCCAGGCTTACCCGGCTTGGTCTTCTTGCAGTCGATCAGCCCCCCATGCAAGCAATTCACGGACACAATCCAAAGAACCCCTGCGAGCAGCTAAATGAAGTGGTGTACTCCCTGGACGGCTGGAGATGGAACTTCATAATCAGATAGGTAGCCGTGGCTAGCATACCATTAatcttcaagaaaaaaaaaagtaaaaagagaGAGTATTTTATAAACATTAATACCCATATCCACCGGTTGAAGCACAAGCAAGAGCCCCGTTGTCTAAGAGGACATGAACACACTCTGGGTGGCCTTGACGGGCCGCCAAGTGCAGTGGGGTTTCTCCACTCCCATTTCTTATGTTCACAAATCTTGCAAATCCCCTGATATCCAAGCCAGCCCATACAAATTATAGATTAAATTAGCAATTGATGTGCATatgaacatgagagagagagagagagagagagagagagagagagagagagagagagagagagagagagagaccaagaATGTGCGACGGGGGCAGAAATTGCAGCGGAAAGTATGGCTTTAAGGCAATCTGAATGGCCATAGTAAGCAGCATAATGCAAACAGGTTCTTCCGTGGAGAGAATCAAACATTAAAATCTAACAAATTGCAAACAGAGCACACACATCAGTTTCCCCTTTAACAGTATTTCCTAAAATTTTAAGCCAGAATCTGTGATAGATTAAGCAAAGGATCATACGTTTGCTCCTGCTTGGATAAGCTTTTGAACACAAGATATCCTCCCGTGCATTGCAGCCAACATCAACGGTGTCTGAACCACTTACCAAAAAGAAATCAAGccaagtagagagagagagagagaaagagagagagagagagagagagagagagagagagaagccaaAAGCAAAGAGCAAGATAAGACATTCCCAATCAAAACAAACATTTAAGAGGAAGAAGAATTACCTGTTTATGGCGATTGAGCACATCCGGATTGACAGACCGATCCAAAAGCAAGGAAAGAACCTGCCCACCACCAAATCAAAGCACAGAAAACAAAACCCAGAAACACCCATCAAATTGAATCCCGAGAAAAtccaaacaaactcaaaaattgATGAAAACCAATACTACaaagagaaaaggaaaacaaaaaaaaaaaaagagagagaacaaaacaAAATCCACCTCGATCCGACCACTCGCAGCAGCGACATGTAGGGCAGAGGCCCTCTCATACGAAGAATTTAGCTCCAAGACACTTGGGTCGCTCTCCACCATAGCCCGGATCACCTCCAAGTCCCCGTCCCTGACAGCGCAGAACAGAGCACTCTCATGCCCTTCTCTGCAACTGCAACTCAGCCCCTGACCCATCCCCTTTCCCACCTGTCAGCTGCTCTCGGCATAAAGGGGGCGCATCGCCTTCCACGGAGGAGTAGAGGTCGTGGGGGCTGCGGCAGCGGCGGCCGGTGGCACCGATGTTTGCAGCTGATAGGCGGTCTAAGTAGTGGGAGTGGGCCAGAGTGACCTCGAAGTTCGGACCTGCCCGCCGGGATTTCGGGCAGATGACCGTCTACAGTTATTTAAACTGCTGTGTCAGACTGCCGGCACCTGCGTGACCTCTGCATCCATTTCTATTactcagaatatatatatatatatatatatatatatatgcacatacatattattatgtttttaactttcatattttaatttctttttacaatattttaatattaaaagttatcttttaattatataatttaaaaataatggaattataaataatttaagaaagtaattttaattttaaatttaaaaaaagtaTGCCTCACTTTTCACTATCTTCTCCCAAGTATTATATAGATGCACATACATATTATTATGTTTTTAACtttcatattttaatttctttttacaatattttaatattaaaagttatcttttaattatataatttaaaaataatggaattataaataatttaagaaagtaattttaattttaaatttaaaaaaagtaTGTCTCACTTTTCACTATCTTCTCCCAagtattatatagatataatCCATTAAACCTTAACGACTATGTTTcagtataatattaatattaatagtcaaatatttaatattcaatttatcacttaattttaaaaatatttccctTAGCCCTTATAAATTCATTAACATAATTACTATACATTTTAAATTGTTAGTCACTACTTTGGTATATATTTAAAAGAATTAATAAATGAAAATTGTAGTAGTTAAATTAAAAATTGGAGGAGAAAATGTTTGCATAATTACAAATATATGATTTTAATTtgaactccaaaaaaaaaattcatacatatttgatCAAAACTtagaaatattaattttattgtgAGTTATGGTCATTTAATTTTGGGTAAAAGATACTAACCTCCCGAgcattaataataaataattatatatattatatattaaaatattttatatattatatatatactaacattttttttatttatatatattatatatattataattttatatatactttttatattacatatatattaaaaatatatatttcatatatatatatatatatatatatatatatatattgtaacgatCTGCTTAATTTATTATATGATTAATCATAATCAACAAAGTGAAACCGAACatgtgggtaacggggatacacCCAATATATACAACGGAAACCTAAATAGCAGTAAATAtaaaccataaattacataataccagagtcaactaaatttcaaaatactatgtttatatacaatctccaaaaatctaaaaatatatacatatttaggAACCCACCACAAATCTCCCATTTTTAGATCAAAACTTATCCTTCTAGCGGGGtagtatcacactatctcaacggcgTCCTCGATCCGCCAATTTTTCTGGATTTTCtgaaaatgatttaatgttgggaatgagacacctctcaataagagaaaataaactaaatacaattgtatagtaacatgaatatttagtgctataatacatatacagtacatttcatataccaaaaaacattcattataacataactgaataagcatatactttcgtaatttctaataaatcatactgtacggactacaaaaaaaattggtttttagtgacggaactattagtgacggattaactttcgtcactaaaagtgtggtattagtgacagtggtaacatgaatatttggtgccataatacatatacagtacatttcatacaccaaaaaacattcatcataacataactgaataagcatatactttcataatttctaataaatcatattatacacactacaaaaaaaactggtttttagtgacgaaactattagtaacggattaactttcgtcactaaaagtctggtattagtgacaatttcagcaaccgtcactaatacggtactattagtgatggatatgaaaccgtcactaataattcgtcattaaaaatccaaaaatatagCGGGAAAACATTTTTCTCGCAAAATttatcccaaaaaaatattagcgacgatttgtgcggtattagtgacgaattatatcTGTCACTAAAAtgaacttattagtgacggttactgttatttaaaaaaataaaaaaaaaagttcagaatattagtaaCGAATTCTTAAATTCGTGAGTATTAGCCATTTATTAATAACGGATTTAGGAACCGTAACTAAtacttcctttatttaaaaaaaaaaaaaatagttctaagtattagtgatgaatcttgaaattcgtcactattagcgcTTTATTAGTaatggatttgggaaccatcactaatgcttcctttatttaaaaaaaatttagtttgaagtattagtaacgaatcttAAATTTTGTCACTATTAACATTTTATTAGTCACAGATTTGAGAACCGATACTaattcttcttttatttaaaaaaaaaaattaat
This window contains:
- the LOC131160101 gene encoding putative E3 ubiquitin-protein ligase XBAT31; this encodes MGQGLSCSCREGHESALFCAVRDGDLEVIRAMVESDPSVLELNSSYERASALHVAAASGRIEVLSLLLDRSVNPDVLNRHKQTPLMLAAMHGRISCVQKLIQAGANILMFDSLHGRTCLHYAAYYGHSDCLKAILSAAISAPVAHSWGFARFVNIRNGSGETPLHLAARQGHPECVHVLLDNGALACASTGGYGRPGSTPLHLAARRGSLDCVRELLAWGADRLQEDQAGRIPYMVALKLKHGACAALLNPSSAEPLVWPSPLKFISELNPEAKTLLERALLEANKEREKAILKGTDYSIPSPMHSDVGTDDNASEASDMELCCICFDHACTIEVRECRHQMCANCILSICCHNKPNSITACSMAPVCPFCRSSITQLVVAKIKTNDDAKLEMSNLKQKRSRQPRNLSEGSSSFKSLPTVGSLGKMGGRNSGKIVAECNEGVEKP